Proteins co-encoded in one Capra hircus breed San Clemente unplaced genomic scaffold, ASM170441v1, whole genome shotgun sequence genomic window:
- the LOC108635068 gene encoding keratin-associated protein 9-8-like, whose amino-acid sequence DHLLQTYLCVTTCCQPACGGSSCCQPCCRPISCQTTCCRTTCLKPTCVTTCCQPTCCESSCCQPSCPQTCCQITETTCCKPTCVTSCCQPTCCGSSSCGQTCGGSNCCQPASCAPVYCHRTCYHPTCCCLPGCQAQSCGSSCCQPCSRPVCCQTTCCRTTRCRPSCVSSCCQPSCC is encoded by the coding sequence GACCACCTGCTCCAAACCTACCTGTGTGTGACCACCTGCTGTCAGCCCGCCTGCGGTGggtccagctgctgccagccttgCTGTCGCCCTATCAGCTGTCAGACCACGTGCTGCAGGACCACCTGCCTCAAGCCTACTTGTGTGACCACCTGCTGCCAGCCCACCTGCTGTGAGTCCAGCTGCTGTcagccctcctgcccccaaacttgCTGTCAAATCACTGAAACCACCTGCTGCAAACCTACTTGTGTGACCAGCTGCTGTCAGCCCACCTGCTGTGGATCCAGCAGCTGTGGACAAACCTGCGGTGGTTCTAACTGCTGTCAGCCAGCTTCCTGTGCACCCGTGTACTGCCATAGAACCTGCTACCACCCCACATGCTGCTGCCTGCCTGGCTGCCAAGCCCAGAGCTGTGGatccagctgctgccagccttgCAGCCGCCCTGTCTGCTGTCAGACCACCTGCTGTCGGACCACCCGCTGCCGCCCTAGCTGTGtgtccagctgctgccagccttCCTGCTGCTGA